The Peptacetobacter hiranonis DNA window ACAACAACTATAGAAGTTGAACCAGTTACATTAATAGCAATGCTTGCAGCAGCAGGTGCTGGTTCATACATAGGAGCAGGTATCATATCTAAAATGGACGAAAAGAAAATACAGTTAGTAATGGGTCTTGCATTACTTATAACATCAATATTAATGTTCTTATCTCATCCTTGGATAAACTTAATGCCAGGTGGCGGTAATGAAATAGGATTATCAGGTGTTAAATTAGTAATAGGTGTAGTTGGTAACTTCATACTAGGAGCACTTATGACAGCAGGTATAGGACTATATGGACCATGTATGGCACTAGTTTACTTCTTAGGAATGTCTCCAAAAGTTGCATTCCCAATAATGATGGGTTCTTGTGCAGTACTTATGCCAATAGCATCAGCTAAATTCATAAAAGAAGGTCAGTATCCAAGAAAAATATCTTTATGGATAACAATAGGTGGGGTAATCGGTGTATTCTTAGCAACTAAAGTTATAGACATAATGCCAATGGACGTATTAAAAATGCTAGTTGTATTCGTTATACTTTATACTTCAATAACAATGTTAAAACCACACTTAAGCAAAAAACAGGCTTAATAAAAAATAGAATCTATAAAATAAAAATCAACCGTTATGGAGAATTTCTCCATAACGGTTTTTTATTTTTGATAAGCGGTTTCCAATGTATACAGATATTTAGAATTATAGTATAATTAATAATGTCGCTTTTAAAAGAGATTAACATGTTGAAAAGTAGGATAAATTTTGGGAAAATGTTGATATCTTGAGGAAAAGTGGATAACTACAAAGGTATACCGGCAGCCATGTGCGCTGGATATATAGGAGGGCAAAATGATAAATTTAATAAGAATTATACTACTATCATTTACCGGAATGCAGGGATTTTTAATGATTAGCGATTATTCTAAAGCCAAAAGAGAAAATCGACTAGAAGATGAAAGCTGTGTAAAAGCCGGAATAGCAGGGATGGTAGGTAACTTTTTCGACACATTGGGGGTAAGTTCTTTTGCTGTCATAATAGCTATGGGAAAAGCTATGAAGATGAAATTTAAGGATAAAGAGCTCCCAGCAATGCTAAACATATCTTGTGCTATACCAAATATAACAGAAGCACTGATATTTTTAACAGCTATAGAGGTAGATCCAACAACACTTGTGTCTATGTTAATAGCTGCAGGAATGGGATCTTACATAGGAGCTGGAATAGTAGAAAAGCTTGATGAAAAGAAAATACAGCTTGCTATGGGAATAGCACTGTTTATAACTGCGAGTGTAATATTTATGGGACTTCCATGGGTAAATCTTCTTCCAGTTGGAGGAGAAAGCATAGGTCTTTACGGCTCAAAACTATTCATAGGAGTAACATTAAACTTCATATACGGAGCTTTAATGACAGCAGGAATAGGACTATATGCACCATGTATGGCAACTACATATATACTTGGAATGTCACCAAAATGTGCATTCCCAATAATGATGGGATCATGTGCGGTACTTATGCCAATAGCGAGCACTAGATTTATAAAAGACGGGCACTATCCAAGAAAAACATCATTATGGATAACAATAGGTGGTGTTGTAGGAGTGTTTGCTGCAGCATATATATTTAACTCAATGCCAATGAATATGGTAAAAGTATTATGTGTATTTGTAATATACTACACATCTTATGGAATGCTAAAAAAAGCATTAAAAAGAGAAGAAAATAAATTAATAGAAGCATAAATAAATTAATAAAGATAGATATCTTGTTGTAAAGATATCTATTTTTTTATTCCTAAGGAAATTATAATAATTTAAAACTGTGGAAAACTTATGTACAATAGTAATATGAATGTATTGAAAAAACAAAAAGATGAAAAAATCATTAAGAAAATATTAAAAAATCACTTTGAAGAATTCAAACTAAAATATTGGAATAAAGTTAGAAGAGAAATGAGGGATCAGATAGAAAATACTGTAATAAAGGCTTTAAATTGTGGAAATATAGAAAAAGGATATATAAAACATAAATGTATAGACTGTGGAGAGGAGTATATTCAAGGGTTCACTTGTAAAAGTAAGTTTTGCACAAAGTGTGGAAGAAAATATTCTATGGAATGGGCAGAAAAACAGGTAGAAAATATTCTTGATGTTTCTCATAGACATGCAGTTTTCACAATTCCAGAGGAGTTAAGAGTCTATTTCTACAGAAAGCGAGAGCTTTTAAAAGATTTACAAGATGCTACATATAAGGTATTAGATAGTTTTCATAAAAAGAAAACAAATGGAGATTATGAATTAGGGGTAATTGCTGTAGTACACACTTTTGGTGGAGATTTAAAATGGAATCCTCACATACATGCCTTATACACCGAAGGTGGAATAGATAGAAATAATAAGTGGTTTAAAAAATTAGATTTCATACCGTATACATATATGAAAAAAGTATGGCGAAAGTTGGTACTAGATATAATAAAAAACAACTTTAGAGATAGAAAAACTAGAAATTTGATAAATAAGTTATATAAGAAAGAATTCTATGTAAATGCAGAAAGACGTTTAACTAATATAAAACAGGCAACTCAATATATAGGTAGATATTTGGCTAGACCAGCTATCGCTGAGTATAGAATAATTAATTACGATGGGAAAAATGTAACTTACTGGTATGAAAACAAAAAACCTAAGGGAAAAAGAGAAATAACTGTAAATGTATTAGAATTTATAGGTAAAATAACCCAACATATTCACCCGAAGGGTTTTAGAGTTGCAAGAAGATACGGTCTATATTCAAGAGTAAAAAATAAATTAAGCATAGAAATATTGAAATTATATAATTTTATGAGACACAGAAATATATCTAAGCTGATAAAAAAGAAGAATACAGTAAAGAAAAATTTTAAAGATAGATTGATAGAATCATTTGGAGTAAATCCTTATATTTGTAAAAAGTGTGGAAAAGACATGATTCTATGGGAAATATGGCATTATAAATATGGATTAATATATAATGTACTAGATAAATCAAATTATAAAAGAATAATCTACGAAGAAATTATAGAAAAAGAAATTTCTTTGAATACAACAACACAAATAGAATTATTTTAAAAGTCTATTAAATAGGCTAGCTTTGCTATACTCAAATATAAATAATAGTGTATAATTAGTGTAATTAAAATTATTAGGAGAAATAGTATGCTAAAAGAATTAGAAGAAATGAGTAAAGGACAAAAGTTATACAATTATGAATGTAAGTCTTGTGGATTTGAAAAAGGAGTACCAGAATTTATATTAGAAGAACTAAGACAAGATGCATTCTTTTCATTGGGAGCGATAGCTTCGCTAAATGAAAAAAATATGCCAGAATTAATTTGTCCTAATTGTGGAGCTAAATTTGAATACAAAAAAACTGACGACCGTTAGGTGTCAGTTAAAGGTACTGTCAAAAGAACACCTTTTAAAGGTGTTCTGTGGCAGTATTTTTTATTACATAAAAAAACAAATAAATTATAATATTACTTAAAAAATATTAATATATAAAAATAGATTAAAATTATAAAAAAATACACAAATATAGAAAAAATAAATCAAAATAGAAAATAAATTAAAATAATAAAATAAAAATAGCGAGCAGAATATTTTGATAAATAGTATAAATTTATTGATAATACTTCTATTATAGAAGGAGTATATAGAAAAGGTTAAAAAAGTAGCAAAAAAATACATTTATTCTATACAAAAAAAGCATAAAAATTTGTGATTATGTAAATTAAACAAGCTATTTACAGTAAAAATAGCGCAATTTTATTCATAAATGATATAAATTATGTAAAAAATAATTTAATTAATATAAAAACACAATCATTTTAAGTTAAAATTAATTTATGCCAAATTAACTATATTGACACTTTAAAAAATATAGTTAAAATTATAAGATATAAGGATAAGAAATTAGCTAATTTTTGTACAAGTAAAAATAATTTTAGTAAAAATTTAAACTAAAACAGTAGGTTTAGAGTAGGGGGAACAAATACAAAATGGTAAATGCAATAAGAATAGTTTTTGCAGTACTGACAATAGCATATCTATCAGTGCTATTAAGAGATTTTAAACGTGCAAAGGATACAGGACTTTTAGAAAAAGAAGAAGAAGGCTTTGGAAAAGCTGGAATAATAGGATTTATAGCAAACTTCGCAGATACTTTAGGGATTGGAGCATTTGCACCAATAGTTGCTATGTCAAAATTTACAAAAATGAAAATACACAATAAAGAAATACCAGCTATGTTAAACATAGGATGTTGTGCATCAGTAATGACAGAAGCATTTATATTCACAACAACAATAAAAGTAGATCCAACTACACTTATTGTTATGCTAGCAGCTGCTGGACTTGGTTCATATATAGGAGCAGGTATAATATCAAAAATGGACGAAAGAAAAGTTCAGCTAGTAATGGGAATAGCATTATTCATAACAGCTATATTAATGTTCCTAGGATTACCATGGATAGACTTAATGCCAGGTGGTGGAAATGAAATAGGATTAACAGGAACAAAACTAATAATAGGTGCTGTAGGAAACTTCATATTAGGAGCACTAATGACAGCAGGAATAGGATTATATGCACCATGTATGGCGCTAGTATACTTCCTTGGAATGTCAGCAAAAGTTGCATACCCAATAATGATGGGATCTTGTGCAGTACTTATGCCAGTAGCTAGTATAAGATTTATAAAAGAGGGCAACTACCCAAGAAAAGCTACATTAGGA harbors:
- a CDS encoding sulfite exporter TauE/SafE family protein; the protein is MVNIVRGILGVLTVIYAFMFGKDYKESAQNGRLASEEEGPLKPAIIGAIANFGDTLGIGSFAPIVAMTKFSKMKVHDKEIPGMLNVSCTIPVVTEALIFTTTIEVEPVTLIAMLAAAGAGSYIGAGIISKMDEKKIQLVMGLALLITSILMFLSHPWINLMPGGGNEIGLSGVKLVIGVVGNFILGALMTAGIGLYGPCMALVYFLGMSPKVAFPIMMGSCAVLMPIASAKFIKEGQYPRKISLWITIGGVIGVFLATKVIDIMPMDVLKMLVVFVILYTSITMLKPHLSKKQA
- a CDS encoding IS91 family transposase; protein product: MNVLKKQKDEKIIKKILKNHFEEFKLKYWNKVRREMRDQIENTVIKALNCGNIEKGYIKHKCIDCGEEYIQGFTCKSKFCTKCGRKYSMEWAEKQVENILDVSHRHAVFTIPEELRVYFYRKRELLKDLQDATYKVLDSFHKKKTNGDYELGVIAVVHTFGGDLKWNPHIHALYTEGGIDRNNKWFKKLDFIPYTYMKKVWRKLVLDIIKNNFRDRKTRNLINKLYKKEFYVNAERRLTNIKQATQYIGRYLARPAIAEYRIINYDGKNVTYWYENKKPKGKREITVNVLEFIGKITQHIHPKGFRVARRYGLYSRVKNKLSIEILKLYNFMRHRNISKLIKKKNTVKKNFKDRLIESFGVNPYICKKCGKDMILWEIWHYKYGLIYNVLDKSNYKRIIYEEIIEKEISLNTTTQIELF
- a CDS encoding sulfite exporter TauE/SafE family protein, producing MVNAIRIVFAVLTIAYLSVLLRDFKRAKDTGLLEKEEEGFGKAGIIGFIANFADTLGIGAFAPIVAMSKFTKMKIHNKEIPAMLNIGCCASVMTEAFIFTTTIKVDPTTLIVMLAAAGLGSYIGAGIISKMDERKVQLVMGIALFITAILMFLGLPWIDLMPGGGNEIGLTGTKLIIGAVGNFILGALMTAGIGLYAPCMALVYFLGMSAKVAYPIMMGSCAVLMPVASIRFIKEGNYPRKATLGIVICGAIGVVLAATLVKNLPMDIMKAIVVVVILYTSYSMLAPLAKARKAKLAEGNATGVVNE
- a CDS encoding sulfite exporter TauE/SafE family protein, which translates into the protein MINLIRIILLSFTGMQGFLMISDYSKAKRENRLEDESCVKAGIAGMVGNFFDTLGVSSFAVIIAMGKAMKMKFKDKELPAMLNISCAIPNITEALIFLTAIEVDPTTLVSMLIAAGMGSYIGAGIVEKLDEKKIQLAMGIALFITASVIFMGLPWVNLLPVGGESIGLYGSKLFIGVTLNFIYGALMTAGIGLYAPCMATTYILGMSPKCAFPIMMGSCAVLMPIASTRFIKDGHYPRKTSLWITIGGVVGVFAAAYIFNSMPMNMVKVLCVFVIYYTSYGMLKKALKREENKLIEA